In a genomic window of Wyeomyia smithii strain HCP4-BCI-WySm-NY-G18 chromosome 1, ASM2978416v1, whole genome shotgun sequence:
- the LOC129718860 gene encoding T-complex protein 11-like protein 1 isoform X1 produces the protein MPADAFSRMDSSGSSAESSEPKDIPASIEAALLRARTESEGSDISGPTRFVLPGTSGSPPKILTLEEVQDVVKNIENMTLAHEIAVNSEFKLQPYEPPENSIERVIKDTMHRAYWDILREQLGRQPPCYDMAIQLLVDIKDAFQSILSKNNERALARINEILDETVIRQQAEQGVLDFPAYAKFVIHIMALSCAPVRDEAIAKLKDIQDVLELFRGILEILAIMKLDMANCFLDAARNEVIANSVEYEKQKFKQFLELYKDGFPETEKWLKRNKVTESTAESAAGTSTTSTSDNQQRHSKDTIFNAYLELIDWNTENEFPEMLEMDRDRVIGLQGRASRLCTCASTLAITCAAIPSVAQSVELRKTLAKELAILVQNCNNTKDLDDTIENVWLHVRSVITNRLQELNQPKLDETLESTLKTQILQIAKKESPVRNLLWKRLLTFTQLVLRTNNAIPVPPGFQEFADDVEGLAKAFKRISYYNYAVYGEYYHEILNKA, from the exons ATGCCAGCTGATGCATTTTCAAG AATGGATTCGTCGGGATCGTCCGCGGAATCCTCGGAGCCAAAGGACATTCCTGCCAGCATCGAAGCGGCCCTTCTACGGGCACGAACTGAAAGCGAAGGTTCGGATAT aTCCGGTCCAACACGATTTGTCCTGCCCGGCACTTCGGGTAGTCCGCCGAAGATCCTCACCCTAGAGGAGGTCCAGGATGTCGTTAAAAACATCGAAAACATGACCCTGGCGCACGAAATTGCCGTTAACAGCGAGTTCAAGCTGCAGCCTTACGAACCCCCGGAGAACTCGATCGAGCGCGTCATCAAGGATACGATGCACCGGGCCTACTGGGACATTCTAAGGGAGCAGTTGGGCCGGCAGCCACCCTGCTACGATATGGCCATCCAGCTGCTGGTTGACATTAAGGACGCCTTCCAAAGTATCCTCAGCAAGAACAACGAACGAGCGCTGGCCAGGATCAACGAGATCCTGGACGAAACTGTAATACGGCAGCAAGCCGAACAGGGTGTGCTGGACTTCCCTGCGTACGCCAAATTTGTCATTCACATCATGGCCCTCTCGTGTGCCCCAGTGCGGGACGAGGCTATTGCCAAACTAAAGGACATCCAAGACGTCTTAGAACTCTTCCGTGGCATTCTAGAAATCCTCGCAATCATGAAATTGGACATGGCAAACTGCTTCCTTGATGCTGCCCGAAACGAAGTCATTGCCAATTCCGTCGAGTACGAGAAGCAAAAATTCAAACAGTTCCTTGAGCTGTATAAGGACGGCTTCCCGGAGACGGAAAAGTGGCTCAAACGCAACAAAGTAACCGAAAGCACTGCCGAGAGCGCCGCTGGAACCTCCACTACGTCCACCAGTGACAACCAGCAGCGTCACTCGAAGGACACCATCTTCAACGCCTATCTGGAGCTGATCGATTGGAACACTGAAAACGAGTTTCCCGAAATGCTGGAAATGGATCGCGATCGGGTGATCGGCCTGCAGGGCCGTGCCTCTCGGCTGTGCACCTGTGCGTCAACCCTCGCCATTACATGTGCTGCCATACCGTCGGTCGCGCAATCAGTCGAGTTGCGCAAAACACTTGCCAAGGAGCTGGCAATCCTAGTGCAAAACTGCAATAACACCAAGGATCTGGACGATACGATCGAGAACGTGTGGCTGCACGTACGTTCCGTAATCACCAACCGGCTGCAGGAACTGAACCAACCCAAACTGGACGAAACGCTCGAGAGCACGCTGAAAACGCAAATCTTGCAGATCGCCAAGAAGGAATCACCGGTGCGAAACCTGCTCTGGAAGCGATTGCTGACTTTCACCCAGCTGGTGCTAAGAACCAATAACGCGATCCCAGTGCCGCCCGGTTTTCAAGAATTCGCCGACGACGTCGAAGGGCTGGCGAAAGCTTTCAAACGAATTTCCTACTACAATTATGCCGTGTATGGCGAGTATTATCACGAAATACTAAACAAAGCTTAG
- the LOC129718860 gene encoding T-complex protein 11-like protein 1 isoform X2 — MDSSGSSAESSEPKDIPASIEAALLRARTESEGSDISGPTRFVLPGTSGSPPKILTLEEVQDVVKNIENMTLAHEIAVNSEFKLQPYEPPENSIERVIKDTMHRAYWDILREQLGRQPPCYDMAIQLLVDIKDAFQSILSKNNERALARINEILDETVIRQQAEQGVLDFPAYAKFVIHIMALSCAPVRDEAIAKLKDIQDVLELFRGILEILAIMKLDMANCFLDAARNEVIANSVEYEKQKFKQFLELYKDGFPETEKWLKRNKVTESTAESAAGTSTTSTSDNQQRHSKDTIFNAYLELIDWNTENEFPEMLEMDRDRVIGLQGRASRLCTCASTLAITCAAIPSVAQSVELRKTLAKELAILVQNCNNTKDLDDTIENVWLHVRSVITNRLQELNQPKLDETLESTLKTQILQIAKKESPVRNLLWKRLLTFTQLVLRTNNAIPVPPGFQEFADDVEGLAKAFKRISYYNYAVYGEYYHEILNKA; from the exons ATGGATTCGTCGGGATCGTCCGCGGAATCCTCGGAGCCAAAGGACATTCCTGCCAGCATCGAAGCGGCCCTTCTACGGGCACGAACTGAAAGCGAAGGTTCGGATAT aTCCGGTCCAACACGATTTGTCCTGCCCGGCACTTCGGGTAGTCCGCCGAAGATCCTCACCCTAGAGGAGGTCCAGGATGTCGTTAAAAACATCGAAAACATGACCCTGGCGCACGAAATTGCCGTTAACAGCGAGTTCAAGCTGCAGCCTTACGAACCCCCGGAGAACTCGATCGAGCGCGTCATCAAGGATACGATGCACCGGGCCTACTGGGACATTCTAAGGGAGCAGTTGGGCCGGCAGCCACCCTGCTACGATATGGCCATCCAGCTGCTGGTTGACATTAAGGACGCCTTCCAAAGTATCCTCAGCAAGAACAACGAACGAGCGCTGGCCAGGATCAACGAGATCCTGGACGAAACTGTAATACGGCAGCAAGCCGAACAGGGTGTGCTGGACTTCCCTGCGTACGCCAAATTTGTCATTCACATCATGGCCCTCTCGTGTGCCCCAGTGCGGGACGAGGCTATTGCCAAACTAAAGGACATCCAAGACGTCTTAGAACTCTTCCGTGGCATTCTAGAAATCCTCGCAATCATGAAATTGGACATGGCAAACTGCTTCCTTGATGCTGCCCGAAACGAAGTCATTGCCAATTCCGTCGAGTACGAGAAGCAAAAATTCAAACAGTTCCTTGAGCTGTATAAGGACGGCTTCCCGGAGACGGAAAAGTGGCTCAAACGCAACAAAGTAACCGAAAGCACTGCCGAGAGCGCCGCTGGAACCTCCACTACGTCCACCAGTGACAACCAGCAGCGTCACTCGAAGGACACCATCTTCAACGCCTATCTGGAGCTGATCGATTGGAACACTGAAAACGAGTTTCCCGAAATGCTGGAAATGGATCGCGATCGGGTGATCGGCCTGCAGGGCCGTGCCTCTCGGCTGTGCACCTGTGCGTCAACCCTCGCCATTACATGTGCTGCCATACCGTCGGTCGCGCAATCAGTCGAGTTGCGCAAAACACTTGCCAAGGAGCTGGCAATCCTAGTGCAAAACTGCAATAACACCAAGGATCTGGACGATACGATCGAGAACGTGTGGCTGCACGTACGTTCCGTAATCACCAACCGGCTGCAGGAACTGAACCAACCCAAACTGGACGAAACGCTCGAGAGCACGCTGAAAACGCAAATCTTGCAGATCGCCAAGAAGGAATCACCGGTGCGAAACCTGCTCTGGAAGCGATTGCTGACTTTCACCCAGCTGGTGCTAAGAACCAATAACGCGATCCCAGTGCCGCCCGGTTTTCAAGAATTCGCCGACGACGTCGAAGGGCTGGCGAAAGCTTTCAAACGAATTTCCTACTACAATTATGCCGTGTATGGCGAGTATTATCACGAAATACTAAACAAAGCTTAG